Proteins encoded within one genomic window of Prauserella marina:
- a CDS encoding hydroxyacid-oxoacid transhydrogenase, which produces MTAYQNETVFTWGATPLKFGAGAVDEIGWDLAGMGARRVLIVTDAGVAATGVPQRVADAAKAGGLTVEIYDQVHVEPTDESITAAVDFAGQSTWDGFIGVGGGSSIDTAKAINLMTSHPADLFDYVNKPIGKGLAPPGPLKPLVAVPTTAGTGSETTPVCVMDFLGLAVKSGISHPRLRPSMAVVDPLLTLSMPPEVTAASGMDVLCHALESYTAKPFHSFARHTPETRVAYNGSNPISDAWTEQALGLLARSFRRAVLNGGDLEARTDMMLAATFAGMGFGNAGVHVPHACAYPIAGRVKEYRPKNYPPEKALVPHGESVSLTAPAAFRFTFPSDPRKHLHAAEMLDPRAPKQADPREQLPAVLASLMRDIGIPNGIGGVGFTESDIPSLVEGTMQQQRLLAVAPRTVTEEDVSAILADSIENW; this is translated from the coding sequence ATGACCGCGTACCAGAACGAAACCGTCTTCACCTGGGGCGCGACGCCGCTCAAGTTCGGCGCGGGAGCCGTCGACGAGATCGGCTGGGACCTCGCCGGAATGGGAGCGCGCAGGGTACTCATCGTCACCGATGCCGGCGTCGCGGCAACCGGTGTTCCCCAGCGCGTCGCCGACGCGGCGAAGGCGGGTGGGCTCACCGTCGAGATCTACGATCAGGTGCACGTCGAACCCACCGACGAAAGCATCACCGCCGCCGTCGACTTCGCCGGACAGTCCACATGGGACGGTTTCATCGGGGTCGGCGGCGGCTCCTCCATCGACACCGCCAAGGCCATCAACCTGATGACCAGCCACCCTGCCGACCTCTTCGACTACGTCAACAAACCCATCGGCAAGGGCCTGGCACCACCGGGACCGCTCAAACCGCTCGTCGCCGTGCCCACCACCGCGGGCACCGGCTCCGAGACGACCCCGGTGTGCGTCATGGACTTCCTCGGTCTCGCCGTGAAGTCCGGCATCAGTCATCCCAGGCTGCGGCCGAGCATGGCCGTCGTCGATCCGCTGCTCACCCTTTCCATGCCGCCCGAGGTCACCGCGGCCAGCGGCATGGACGTGCTGTGCCACGCGCTGGAGTCCTACACGGCGAAGCCGTTCCATTCCTTCGCCAGGCACACGCCGGAGACCCGCGTCGCCTACAACGGCTCCAACCCGATCTCCGACGCGTGGACCGAGCAGGCGCTCGGGTTGCTGGCCCGTTCCTTCCGCAGGGCGGTACTCAACGGCGGTGACCTCGAAGCCCGCACCGACATGATGCTCGCGGCCACGTTCGCCGGAATGGGTTTCGGCAACGCGGGCGTGCACGTTCCGCACGCCTGCGCCTACCCCATCGCGGGCAGGGTCAAGGAGTACCGGCCGAAGAACTACCCTCCGGAGAAAGCTCTCGTCCCGCACGGCGAATCGGTGTCGCTGACGGCTCCGGCCGCGTTCCGGTTCACCTTCCCCTCCGATCCCCGCAAGCATCTGCACGCCGCCGAAATGCTCGACCCGCGCGCCCCGAAACAGGCCGACCCGCGCGAGCAGCTTCCCGCCGTGCTCGCCTCGCTCATGCGCGACATCGGGATTCCCAACGGCATCGGTGGCGTCGGCTTCACCGAATCCGACATCCCCTCGCTCGTCGAGGGCACGATGCAACAGCAGCGCCTGCTCGCCGTCGCGCCTCGCACGGTGACCGAAGAGGACGTGTCCGCGATCCTCGCCGACTCGATCGAGAACTGGTGA
- a CDS encoding N-acyl homoserine lactonase family protein gives MSAPSKVHLLRTGTMECDQTWLLLKPGQNITTRSAKDKPAVWTTCPTHAVLIEHPDGRILWDTGVPQDWETRWAPTGLQEFFPVQRATSYLQDSLAALELTPEDIDVLVLSHLHFDHAANAKLFDNGRTRIVVNRHEHEGALGIDGPFKGAHLKSDYEGIDFELIEGDTDIAPGVGVIETPGHTWGTMSLRVDLPRGGTKIFTSDAVYLSESWGPPAIGAAIVWDSVRWLESVEKLRRIAEQTGAEVIFGHDEAQAARLPFAPEGHFA, from the coding sequence ATGAGCGCACCCAGCAAGGTTCACCTGCTGCGGACCGGCACGATGGAATGCGACCAGACCTGGCTGCTGCTCAAGCCGGGACAGAACATCACCACCCGGTCGGCCAAGGACAAACCGGCGGTGTGGACCACCTGCCCCACCCACGCCGTGCTCATCGAGCACCCCGACGGCCGGATCCTGTGGGACACGGGCGTTCCCCAGGACTGGGAAACCCGCTGGGCACCCACCGGGCTTCAGGAATTCTTCCCCGTGCAGCGAGCAACGAGTTACCTCCAGGACTCGCTGGCCGCGCTAGAGCTGACCCCCGAAGACATCGACGTCCTGGTGCTGAGCCACCTCCACTTCGACCACGCGGCCAACGCGAAGCTCTTCGACAACGGCAGGACCCGCATCGTGGTCAACCGCCACGAACACGAAGGAGCGCTCGGTATCGACGGCCCCTTCAAGGGAGCCCACCTCAAGTCCGACTACGAGGGCATCGATTTCGAGCTGATCGAGGGCGACACCGACATCGCACCCGGCGTCGGCGTGATCGAAACCCCCGGCCACACCTGGGGAACGATGTCACTGCGCGTCGACCTTCCGCGGGGTGGGACGAAGATCTTCACCTCCGACGCGGTGTACCTCTCGGAAAGCTGGGGACCTCCCGCGATCGGCGCCGCCATCGTGTGGGACAGCGTGCGGTGGCTGGAATCGGTCGAGAAGCTGCGCCGCATCGCGGAACAGACCGGCGCCGAGGTGATCTTCGGCCACGACGAGGCACAGGCCGCGAGGCTGCCGTTCGCACCGGAGGGACACTTCGCCTGA